A genomic window from Halorubrum trapanicum includes:
- a CDS encoding carbonic anhydrase has product MASHDDHDHADHDTHHEKLDAAVDARDDWARRRRKGIPTDENLLVVACMDERIPVEEALGIDLGDAQVFRNAGGKVTDDVIRSAALTTNFFDTDEIVVINHTDCGMMSAPDEAVREGLEAQAGDLDDADLDPSLPELNIGDADLLDWVKMTDDIDAACAAQVEHLRESEFIPDDTTVSGYVYEVESGELRRPDERIAEEISERRA; this is encoded by the coding sequence ATGGCATCTCACGACGACCACGACCACGCCGACCACGACACCCACCACGAGAAGCTCGACGCTGCGGTCGACGCCCGCGACGACTGGGCGCGCCGCCGCCGCAAGGGGATCCCGACCGACGAGAACCTCCTCGTCGTCGCCTGTATGGACGAGCGAATCCCCGTAGAGGAGGCGCTCGGCATCGACCTCGGCGACGCGCAGGTGTTCCGCAACGCGGGCGGGAAGGTCACCGACGACGTGATCCGCTCGGCCGCGCTCACGACGAACTTCTTCGACACCGACGAGATCGTCGTGATCAACCACACTGACTGCGGCATGATGAGCGCGCCCGACGAGGCGGTCCGCGAGGGGCTCGAAGCGCAGGCCGGCGACCTCGACGACGCCGACCTCGACCCCTCGCTCCCTGAGCTGAACATCGGTGACGCCGACCTCCTCGACTGGGTGAAGATGACCGACGACATCGACGCGGCCTGTGCCGCGCAGGTCGAGCACCTCCGCGAGTCCGAATTCATTCCCGACGACACGACCGTCTCCGGCTACGTCTACGAGGTCGAGTCCGGCGAGCTCCGCCGCCCCGACGAGCGCATCGCCGAGGAGATCAGCGAGCGGCGGGCCTGA
- a CDS encoding DNA cytosine methyltransferase, giving the protein MDADGDAGSGSDAASDADGARATSADADAPVVAGFFSGCGGLDLGFERAGFDVALGSDQWEPAAETYRRNFPDTEFVEEDVREFDAPAIRAAVERAGYDHEGIDVVIGGPPCQGFSRLNNEQIELDEMEKDRRNTLFEEFLRVVSVLEPQLVLMENVRDLINRQTSDDRYVKDLIVEEFAAQGYKCEYRVLEAEQYGVPQKRRRIFFMGTDRDVPIRFPEPTTPEGQWRTAGAALADATDDLPNMTYADTGEKTLERIRHVPPGGYYRDLPDRLKTKKYQCDCEDTDTCPHEPEIVKRYGTYLRRLDPEEPSLTVSTNVFIHPTEDRYLTPREMARLQTFPDEFVFEGTKTDVMKQIGNAVPVRLGEELARQLLEYYPDVRDAPPADPDVYEQQSLTDLA; this is encoded by the coding sequence GTGGACGCTGACGGCGACGCTGGCTCCGGATCGGACGCCGCGAGCGACGCGGACGGCGCGCGCGCCACGAGCGCCGACGCCGACGCGCCGGTCGTCGCCGGCTTCTTCTCCGGCTGCGGCGGCCTCGATCTGGGCTTCGAGCGCGCGGGGTTCGACGTCGCGCTCGGGAGCGACCAGTGGGAGCCGGCCGCCGAGACGTACCGCCGCAACTTCCCCGACACCGAGTTCGTCGAGGAGGACGTCCGCGAATTCGACGCCCCGGCGATCCGCGCCGCCGTCGAGCGGGCCGGCTACGACCACGAGGGGATCGACGTGGTGATCGGCGGGCCCCCCTGTCAGGGGTTCAGCCGGCTCAACAACGAGCAGATCGAGCTCGACGAGATGGAGAAGGACCGCCGGAACACGCTCTTCGAGGAGTTCCTCCGGGTCGTCTCCGTCCTCGAACCGCAGCTGGTGTTGATGGAGAACGTCCGCGACCTGATCAACCGCCAGACCAGCGACGACCGGTACGTGAAGGACCTCATCGTCGAGGAGTTCGCGGCGCAGGGCTACAAGTGCGAGTACCGGGTGCTGGAGGCCGAGCAGTACGGCGTCCCCCAGAAGCGCCGCCGGATCTTCTTCATGGGCACCGACCGCGACGTGCCGATCCGCTTCCCGGAGCCGACGACGCCCGAGGGACAGTGGCGCACCGCCGGCGCGGCGCTCGCGGACGCGACCGACGACCTCCCGAACATGACGTACGCGGACACCGGCGAGAAGACGCTCGAACGCATCCGCCACGTCCCCCCGGGCGGCTACTACCGCGACCTCCCCGACCGCCTGAAGACGAAGAAGTACCAGTGCGACTGCGAGGACACCGACACCTGTCCCCACGAGCCGGAGATCGTCAAGCGCTACGGCACGTACCTCCGCCGGCTCGACCCCGAGGAGCCGTCGCTGACGGTGAGCACGAACGTCTTCATCCACCCGACCGAGGACCGCTACCTCACGCCCCGCGAGATGGCGCGGCTCCAGACGTTCCCCGACGAGTTCGTCTTCGAGGGGACGAAGACCGACGTGATGAAACAGATCGGCAACGCGGTTCCGGTCCGGCTCGGCGAGGAGCTGGCGCGTCAGCTGTTGGAGTACTACCCCGACGTCCGCGACGCGCCCCCCGCCGACCCCGACGTGTACGAGCAGCAGTCGCTGACTGACTTGGCCTGA
- a CDS encoding winged helix-turn-helix domain-containing protein, which produces MSGRERVRHVAELLDEPTPVQEIADRADVSRATADDELRRLESDDWVTETTVDGTKAYDLNPVRMLFDEVTDLIEAHSREELERRLTELKEEQEELATEYDVDSLAEFRERLADEAFSAAELRERRNAIATWEAINTELGLVKHALQLYDDVLELSSPRTDSPSTLA; this is translated from the coding sequence GCGTCCGGCACGTCGCGGAGCTGCTGGACGAGCCGACGCCGGTACAGGAGATCGCGGACCGGGCGGACGTCTCACGCGCGACGGCCGACGACGAACTTCGTCGACTGGAGAGCGACGACTGGGTGACTGAGACGACCGTCGACGGGACGAAAGCCTACGACCTGAACCCCGTGCGGATGCTCTTCGACGAGGTGACGGACCTGATCGAAGCCCACTCGCGTGAGGAACTGGAGCGTCGACTCACGGAACTGAAGGAGGAACAGGAAGAGCTGGCGACGGAGTACGACGTCGATTCGCTCGCTGAGTTCCGGGAACGCCTCGCTGACGAGGCGTTCTCGGCCGCGGAACTCCGTGAGCGTCGCAACGCGATCGCCACGTGGGAGGCGATCAACACGGAACTCGGGCTTGTGAAGCACGCCCTCCAGCTGTACGATGACGTCCTCGAACTCTCCTCGCCGCGGACTGACTCTCCCTCGACGCTCGCCTGA